One Phoenix dactylifera cultivar Barhee BC4 chromosome 8, palm_55x_up_171113_PBpolish2nd_filt_p, whole genome shotgun sequence genomic window carries:
- the LOC120111683 gene encoding GDSL esterase/lipase At3g26430-like isoform X2 — MNRPSSGGGVAPAATQPQEPHRLLRRHHRHHPSRPHQDGALVSVTSLRDRVLLLLSVPVSSSPCHFPAVVNLGDSNSDTGGLSAAFGPVRTPYGETFFRMPAGRYSDGRLIIDFIAESFGLPYLSAYLDSLGTNFRHGANFASAGATIMPQNVTLSQGGYSPFSLDVQLDEFLQFKSRSQTIYERGGVYRELMPRKEYFSRALYTFDIGQNDITAFSFLNISANDYIPNALNEFSSVIKSIYEEGGRSFWIHNTGPLGCLSYVLLRMPLTAEQLDSAGCAIPYNHYLSRQKDRDFDFRQNT, encoded by the exons ATGAACAGGCCTTCTAGTGGCGGTGGAGTGGCACCAGCGGCCACCCAACCCCAAGAACCCCATCGTCTTCTTCGACGTCACCATCGGCACCATCCCAGCCGGCCGCATCAAGATGGAGCTCTGGTCTCTGTCACCTCCTTAAGAGATAGAG TTCTGCTGCTGCTCTCAGTCCCAGTCTCATCCTCGCCATGCCATTTCCCTGCCGTTGTCAATCTGGGCGACTCAAATTCAGATACAGGTGGTCTCTCAGCCGCCTTCGGGCCGGTCCGCACACCGTACGGTGAGACCTTCTTCAGGATGCCCGCAGGCAGGTACTCAGATGGCCGCCTTATCATCGACTTCATTG CTGAGAGCTTTGGACTGCCATACCTCAGTGCGTACCTTGATTCATTGGGCACGAATTTCCGGCATGGTGCTAATTTTGCATCTGCAGGAGCTACAATTATGCCGCAGAACGTAACCCTTTCTCAGGGTGGCTACAGTCCCTTCTCTTTAGATGTGCAGCTGGATGAGTTCTTGCAGTTCAAATCCCGGTCTCAAACGATCTACGAACGAG GAGGAGTTTACAGGGAATTGATGCCCAGAAAGGAGTACTTCTCTCGAGCGCTGTATACATTCGACATCGGTCAGAACGACATCACTGCCTTCTCTTTCCTTAACATATCGGCAAACGATTACATCCCGAATGCTTTGAACGAGTTCTCGTCGGTGATAAAG AGCATCTACGAGGAGGGAGGAAGGTCATTTTGGATCCACAACACTGGTCCTCTCGGCTGCCTTTCTTATGTTTTGTTACGAATGCCCCTCACAGCAGAACAGTTGGACTCTGCCGGCTGTGCCATTCCTTACAATCATTACCTTTCAAGACAGAAAG ACAGGGATTTTGATTTTAGACAAAATACGTAG
- the LOC120111683 gene encoding GDSL esterase/lipase At3g26430-like isoform X1, with product MNRPSSGGGVAPAATQPQEPHRLLRRHHRHHPSRPHQDGALVSVTSLRDRVLLLLSVPVSSSPCHFPAVVNLGDSNSDTGGLSAAFGPVRTPYGETFFRMPAGRYSDGRLIIDFIAESFGLPYLSAYLDSLGTNFRHGANFASAGATIMPQNVTLSQGGYSPFSLDVQLDEFLQFKSRSQTIYERGGVYRELMPRKEYFSRALYTFDIGQNDITAFSFLNISANDYIPNALNEFSSVIKSIYEEGGRSFWIHNTGPLGCLSYVLLRMPLTAEQLDSAGCAIPYNHYLSRQKGSFDRGNLWVSA from the exons ATGAACAGGCCTTCTAGTGGCGGTGGAGTGGCACCAGCGGCCACCCAACCCCAAGAACCCCATCGTCTTCTTCGACGTCACCATCGGCACCATCCCAGCCGGCCGCATCAAGATGGAGCTCTGGTCTCTGTCACCTCCTTAAGAGATAGAG TTCTGCTGCTGCTCTCAGTCCCAGTCTCATCCTCGCCATGCCATTTCCCTGCCGTTGTCAATCTGGGCGACTCAAATTCAGATACAGGTGGTCTCTCAGCCGCCTTCGGGCCGGTCCGCACACCGTACGGTGAGACCTTCTTCAGGATGCCCGCAGGCAGGTACTCAGATGGCCGCCTTATCATCGACTTCATTG CTGAGAGCTTTGGACTGCCATACCTCAGTGCGTACCTTGATTCATTGGGCACGAATTTCCGGCATGGTGCTAATTTTGCATCTGCAGGAGCTACAATTATGCCGCAGAACGTAACCCTTTCTCAGGGTGGCTACAGTCCCTTCTCTTTAGATGTGCAGCTGGATGAGTTCTTGCAGTTCAAATCCCGGTCTCAAACGATCTACGAACGAG GAGGAGTTTACAGGGAATTGATGCCCAGAAAGGAGTACTTCTCTCGAGCGCTGTATACATTCGACATCGGTCAGAACGACATCACTGCCTTCTCTTTCCTTAACATATCGGCAAACGATTACATCCCGAATGCTTTGAACGAGTTCTCGTCGGTGATAAAG AGCATCTACGAGGAGGGAGGAAGGTCATTTTGGATCCACAACACTGGTCCTCTCGGCTGCCTTTCTTATGTTTTGTTACGAATGCCCCTCACAGCAGAACAGTTGGACTCTGCCGGCTGTGCCATTCCTTACAATCATTACCTTTCAAGACAGAAAG GTTCTTTTGACAGAGGAAATCTCTGGGTCTCTGCGTAA
- the LOC120111683 gene encoding GDSL esterase/lipase At3g26430-like isoform X4: MNRPSSGGGVAPAATQPQEPHRLLRRHHRHHPSRPHQDGALVSVTSLRDRVLLLLSVPVSSSPCHFPAVVNLGDSNSDTGGLSAAFGPVRTPYGETFFRMPAGRYSDGRLIIDFIAESFGLPYLSAYLDSLGTNFRHGANFASAGATIMPQNVTLSQGGYSPFSLDVQLDEFLQFKSRSQTIYERGGVYRELMPRKEYFSRALYTFDIGQNDITAFSFLNISANDYIPNALNEFSSVIKSIYEEGGRSFWIHNTGPLGCLSYVLLRMPLTAEQLDSAGCAIPYNHYLSRQKD, encoded by the exons ATGAACAGGCCTTCTAGTGGCGGTGGAGTGGCACCAGCGGCCACCCAACCCCAAGAACCCCATCGTCTTCTTCGACGTCACCATCGGCACCATCCCAGCCGGCCGCATCAAGATGGAGCTCTGGTCTCTGTCACCTCCTTAAGAGATAGAG TTCTGCTGCTGCTCTCAGTCCCAGTCTCATCCTCGCCATGCCATTTCCCTGCCGTTGTCAATCTGGGCGACTCAAATTCAGATACAGGTGGTCTCTCAGCCGCCTTCGGGCCGGTCCGCACACCGTACGGTGAGACCTTCTTCAGGATGCCCGCAGGCAGGTACTCAGATGGCCGCCTTATCATCGACTTCATTG CTGAGAGCTTTGGACTGCCATACCTCAGTGCGTACCTTGATTCATTGGGCACGAATTTCCGGCATGGTGCTAATTTTGCATCTGCAGGAGCTACAATTATGCCGCAGAACGTAACCCTTTCTCAGGGTGGCTACAGTCCCTTCTCTTTAGATGTGCAGCTGGATGAGTTCTTGCAGTTCAAATCCCGGTCTCAAACGATCTACGAACGAG GAGGAGTTTACAGGGAATTGATGCCCAGAAAGGAGTACTTCTCTCGAGCGCTGTATACATTCGACATCGGTCAGAACGACATCACTGCCTTCTCTTTCCTTAACATATCGGCAAACGATTACATCCCGAATGCTTTGAACGAGTTCTCGTCGGTGATAAAG AGCATCTACGAGGAGGGAGGAAGGTCATTTTGGATCCACAACACTGGTCCTCTCGGCTGCCTTTCTTATGTTTTGTTACGAATGCCCCTCACAGCAGAACAGTTGGACTCTGCCGGCTGTGCCATTCCTTACAATCATTACCTTTCAAGACAGAAAG ATTGA
- the LOC120111683 gene encoding GDSL esterase/lipase At3g26430-like isoform X3 produces MNRPSSGGGVAPAATQPQEPHRLLRRHHRHHPSRPHQDGALVSVTSLRDRVPVSSSPCHFPAVVNLGDSNSDTGGLSAAFGPVRTPYGETFFRMPAGRYSDGRLIIDFIAESFGLPYLSAYLDSLGTNFRHGANFASAGATIMPQNVTLSQGGYSPFSLDVQLDEFLQFKSRSQTIYERGGVYRELMPRKEYFSRALYTFDIGQNDITAFSFLNISANDYIPNALNEFSSVIKSIYEEGGRSFWIHNTGPLGCLSYVLLRMPLTAEQLDSAGCAIPYNHYLSRQKGSFDRGNLWVSA; encoded by the exons ATGAACAGGCCTTCTAGTGGCGGTGGAGTGGCACCAGCGGCCACCCAACCCCAAGAACCCCATCGTCTTCTTCGACGTCACCATCGGCACCATCCCAGCCGGCCGCATCAAGATGGAGCTCTGGTCTCTGTCACCTCCTTAAGAGATAGAG TCCCAGTCTCATCCTCGCCATGCCATTTCCCTGCCGTTGTCAATCTGGGCGACTCAAATTCAGATACAGGTGGTCTCTCAGCCGCCTTCGGGCCGGTCCGCACACCGTACGGTGAGACCTTCTTCAGGATGCCCGCAGGCAGGTACTCAGATGGCCGCCTTATCATCGACTTCATTG CTGAGAGCTTTGGACTGCCATACCTCAGTGCGTACCTTGATTCATTGGGCACGAATTTCCGGCATGGTGCTAATTTTGCATCTGCAGGAGCTACAATTATGCCGCAGAACGTAACCCTTTCTCAGGGTGGCTACAGTCCCTTCTCTTTAGATGTGCAGCTGGATGAGTTCTTGCAGTTCAAATCCCGGTCTCAAACGATCTACGAACGAG GAGGAGTTTACAGGGAATTGATGCCCAGAAAGGAGTACTTCTCTCGAGCGCTGTATACATTCGACATCGGTCAGAACGACATCACTGCCTTCTCTTTCCTTAACATATCGGCAAACGATTACATCCCGAATGCTTTGAACGAGTTCTCGTCGGTGATAAAG AGCATCTACGAGGAGGGAGGAAGGTCATTTTGGATCCACAACACTGGTCCTCTCGGCTGCCTTTCTTATGTTTTGTTACGAATGCCCCTCACAGCAGAACAGTTGGACTCTGCCGGCTGTGCCATTCCTTACAATCATTACCTTTCAAGACAGAAAG GTTCTTTTGACAGAGGAAATCTCTGGGTCTCTGCGTAA
- the LOC120111684 gene encoding calmodulin-like: MAEQLTEEQIPEFKEAFSLFDKDGDGCITTKELGTVMRSLGQNPTEAELQDMINEVDADQNGTIDFPEFLNLMARKMKDTDSEEELKEAFKVFDKDQNGFISAAELRHVMTNLGEKLTDEEESGEGSEEGDELHGFDQGRRARDLKGQEETGDGDGATRDDGREDSVV; the protein is encoded by the coding sequence ATGGCGGAGCAGCTGACGGAGGAGCAGATCCCGGAGTTCAAGGAGGCCTTCAGCCTCTTCGACAAGGACGGAGATGGCTGCATAACTACCAAGGAACTGGGCACTGTGATGAGATCCTTGGGACAGAATCCCACTGAAGCTGAACTGCAGGATATGATTAATGAAGTTGAtgctgatcaaaatggaaccaTTGATTTTCCTGAGTTCTTGAATTTGATGGCACGCAAAATGAAAGACACTGATTCTGAAGAAGAACTCAAGGAAGCATTCAAAGTGTTTGACAAGGATCAGAATGGTTTTATATCTGCTGCCGAGCTCCGCCATGTGATGACAAACCTTGGAGAGAAGCTAACCGATGAGGAAGAAAGTGGAGAAGGCTCGGAAGAAGGAGATGAGCTCCACGGCTTCGACCAAGGGAGAAGAGCTCGGGATCTCAAGGGTCAGGAGGAGACCGGTGATGGTGACGGCGCTACACGCGACGACGGAAGAGAAGACAGCGTCGTATGA
- the LOC103709346 gene encoding subtilisin-like protease SBT1.4, translating into MGKAFPLPSPALLSLLLLLLLLLIPADSNTGRLSTYIVHVSPAHKPASSPTLRQWYWCTLRSLPRHLRRAPAPAPRLLYAYSRAAAGFAARLSPAQAAAVRSLPHVLSVLPDRARQPHITHSPTFLRLSPSSGLWPSSSFASDAVVAVLDTGIFPSRASFFDSSLSAPPSSWRGSCDSGPGFNSSQACNRKLIGARFFYKGYEAAMGHPIDESRESKSPLDTEGHGTHTASTAAGAAVDDAGFYQYARGEARGMATKARIAAYKICWASGCFDSDILAAMDAAIDDGADVISLSVGANGFAPSFDRDSIAIGAFGAARHGVIVSCSAGNSGPGPYTAVNIAPWILTVGASTIDREFPADVILGDGTTYGGVSLYAGELSNSTDLPLVDAGDCGSRLCITGYLDSAKVAGKIVLCDRGANARVEKGSAVKLAGGAGMILANTAENGEELIADSHLIPATMVGESAGDKIRGYIKSQSSPTATIVFKGTVISSSPPAPKVAAFSSRGPNYRAPEILKPDVIAPGVNILAAWTGASSPTDLDIDPRRVEFNIISGTSMSCPHVSGIAALLHKTYPDWSPAAIKSALMTTASNLDNSGELIKDLATGKESTPFVRGAGHVDPNKALDPGLVYDSQVEDYLAFLCAIGYSPQQIALFTRDEIAVNCSALTLASPGDLNYPAFSAVFSSASDVVTYSRVVRNVGGPDDAAYEAEVSCPPGVNVTVTPSKLVFDAVEQSLSYKITLASMADAAVAGSRSFGWISWSDGAHIVRSPIAVSWRESLVSSI; encoded by the coding sequence ATGGGGAAAGCGTTTCCCCTCCCATCTCCGgctctcctctccctcctcctcctcctcctcctgctgtTGATCCCGGCGGACAGTAACACTGGCCGGCTGTCTACGTACATCGTCCACGTGTCCCCCGCCCACAAGCCAGCCTCCTCCCCGACTCTCCGCCAGTGGTACTGGTGCACCCTCCGCTCCCTCCCCCGCCACCTCCGGCGCGCCCCCGCTCCCGCTCCCCGCCTTCTCTACGCCTACTCCCGTGCTGCCGCCGGCTTCGCCGCCCGCCTCTCCCCCGCCCAGGCCGCCGCCGTCCGCTCCCTCCCCCACGTCCTCTCCGTCCTCCCCGACCGCGCCCGCCAGCCCCACATCACCCACTCCCCCACCTTCCTCCGCCTGTCCCCTTCCTCCGGCCTCtggccctcctcctccttcgccTCCGACGCCGTCGTCGCCGTCCTCGACACCGGTATCTTCCCCTCCCGCGCCTCCTTCTTCGACTCCTCCCTCTCCGCTCCCCCCTCCTCCTGGCGTGGCTCCTGCGACTCCGGCCCCGGATTCAACTCCTCCCAAGCCTGCAACCGCAAGCTCATCGGCGCTCGCTTCTTCTACAAGGGCTACGAGGCCGCCATGGGCCACCCCATCGACGAATCCCGGGAGTCCAAATCCCCCCTCGACACCGAGGGCCACGGCACCCACACCGCCTCTACCGCCGCCGGCGCCGCTGTCGACGATGCCGGCTTCTACCAGTACGCCCGCGGCGAGGCCCGTGGCATGGCCACCAAGGCGAGGATTGCCGCCTACAAGATCTGCTGGGCCTCCGGCTGCTTCGACTCCGACATCCTTGCCGCCATGGACGCCGCCATCGACGACGGCGCTGATGTCATCTCCCTCTCCGTCGGTGCCAACGGCTTCGCCCCAAGCTTCGACCGCGACTCGATCGCCATCGGCGCCTTTGGCGCCGCCCGCCACGGCGTCATCGTCTCGTGCTCCGCCGGGAACTCCGGCCCCGGGCCGTACACCGCCGTCAATATCGCTCCGTGGATCCTCACCGTCGGGGCGTCCACCATTGACCGAGAGTTCCCGGCTGATGTCATCCTCGGTGACGGCACCACCTACGGCGGCGTCTCGCTCTATGCCGGAGAGCTGTCGAACTCTACCGATCTCCCGTTGGTCGACGCCGGCGATTGCGGGTCCCGGCTGTGTATAACCGGGTACCTCGACTCGGCCAAGGTTGCTGGAAAGATCGTTCTTTGCGACAGGGGTGCCAATGCTCGGGTGGAGAAGGGGAGTGCCGTGAAATTGGCCGGCGGCGCTGGGATGATTCTGGCCAACACCGCCGAGAATGGGGAGGAGCTCATTGCCGACTCCCACCTCATTCCCGCCACAATGGTCGGTGAATCAGCCGGAGATAAGATCCGGGGCTACATCAAGTCACAGTCTTCTCCCACTGCCACCATTGTTTTCAAAGGAACGGTGATCAGCTCATCGCCACCCGCCCCCAAGGTGGCCGCTTTCTCGAGCCGGGGCCCTAATTACCGTGCTCCGGAGATCCTCAAGCCTGATGTGATCGCCCCTGGTGTCAATATTCTGGCGGCTTGGACGGGGGCGAGCAGCCCGACGGACCTTGACATCGATCCAAGACGGGTGGAGTTCAATATAATCTCAGGTACCTCCATGTCATGCCCGCATGTCAGCGGCATCGCTGCCTTGCTTCATAAGACCTACCCGGATTGGAGCCCAGCTGCCATCAAGTCCGCCCTCATGACGACAGCCTCTAATTTGGACAATTCCGGCGAGCTCATCAAAGATTTAGCTACCGGCAAAGAATCCACGCCATTTGTTCGCGGCGCCGGCCATGTAGACCCCAACAAGGCTCTTGATCCTGGTCTAGTTTATGACTCACAGGTCGAGGACTACCTCGCCTTCCTCTGCGCCATTGGATACAGTCCTCAACAGATTGCACTCTTCACCAGGGATGAGATCGCTGTGAATTGCTCTGCCCTGACATTGGCAAGCCCTGGCGACCTCAATTACCCAGCTTTCTCTGCTGTCTTCTCTTCAGCCAGCGACGTCGTTACATACAGCAGAGTAGTGCGAAATGTCGGAGGCCCAGACGACGCTGCGTATGAGGCTGAAGTCTCCTGCCCACCGGGTGTGAATGTCACGGTGACTCCGAGCAAGCTCGTGTTTGATGCCGTGGAGCAGAGCTTGTCCTATAAGATCACACTTGCTTCAATGGCTGATGCGGCGGTTGCAGGCTCGCGTAGCTTTGGGTGGATCTCATGGAGTGATGGCGCACATATTGTGAGGAGCCCCATTGCTGTGAGCTGGCGCGAGAGTCTCGTGTCCTCCATTTAA
- the LOC103709345 gene encoding subtilisin-like protease SBT1.8 yields the protein MGSKLLHIVLLPLLLFVTSLAPTLVVCNQTYIVYMNPAHKPSAHPTHALWYQAHLQSLSIDPSRHLLYSYSAAFHGFAAQLLPHHLPLLRRSPAVLDLQPDPLYRLHTTRSPLFLGLPPWPPTSSRHHTFATKGGGGGDVVIGVLDTGVWPESPSFSDAGLPPVPSRWRGACESGPDFTPSLCNRKLVGARSFSRGFRASRGDAEGERASPRDREGHGTHTASTAAGAPVANASLLGYAPGTARGMAPGARVAAYKVCWTSGCYGSDILAGIDQAIEDGVDILSLSLGGGSAPYSRDPIAVGTFSAVQRGIFAACSAGNSGPSRSSLTNTAPWIATIGAGTLDRDFPAYAELGNGKRFTGVSLYGGDGMGKKMVPIVYGKGVQVGSNSSKFCLPGSLNPAEVKGKVVFCDRGINARVEKGEVVKEAGGVGMILANAAANGDELVADSHLLPAVAVGAKSGDLIREYVQSDADPMAVLSFEGTVLDVRPSPVVAAFSSRGPNMVVPRLLKPDVIGPGVNILAAWSGAIGPTGLVKDERRPEFNIMSGTSMSCPHISGVAALLKAAHPDWSPSAIKSALMTTAYTVDNTGSLLRDAAGGSNANPWIYGSGYVDPQKALSPGLVYDIAAEDYTAFLCSLDYSTNHILAISQSPNTTCSRRLSDPGNLNYPSFSVIFGRKSRRIVRYSRELTNVGLSGSVYNLTYSGPPSVSVTVRPTKLVFKQVGEKLKYTVTFTSKKQGNPTDMAFGWISWKNEQHQVRSPISYMWQM from the exons ATGGGTTCCAAGCTGCTCCACatcgttcttcttcctcttctgctCTTCGTCACTTCCTTGGCACCAACTCTGGTTGTCTGTAACCAGACTTACATCGTCTACATGAATCCGGCCCACAAGCCCTCGGCCCACCCAACCCACGCTCTGTGGTACCAGGCCCACCTCCAGTCCCTCTCCATCGATCCCTCTCGCCACCTCCTCTACTCCTACTCCGCCGCCTTCCACGGCTTCGCCGCCCAACTGCTCCCCCaccacctccccctcctccgccgCTCCCCCGCTGTTCTCGACCTCCAACCCGACCCCCTCTATCGCCTCCACACCACCCGCTCCCCACTCTTCCTCGGCCTCCCCCCTTGGCCCCCCACCTCTTCCCGCCACCACACCTTTGCCACTAAaggtggcggcggcggagaCGTCGTCATCGGCGTCCTCGATACCGGTGTCTGGCCGGAGTCCCCTAGCTTCTCCGACGCCGGGCTCCCTCCGGTCCCCTCCCGCTGGCGCGGCGCCTGCGAGTCCGGCCCCGACTTCACCCCATCCCTCTGCAACCGCAAGCTCGTCGGCGCCCGCAGCTTCTCCCGCGGCTTCCGCGCCTCCCGAGGGGATGCGGAGGGGGAGCGCGCCTCCCCCCGGGACCGGGAGGGCCACGGGACCCACACAGCATCCACCGCCGCGGGCGCCCCCGTGGCCAATGCCAGCCTGCTGGGCTACGCTCCGGGCACCGCCCGGGGCATGGCGCCCGGGGCCCGCGTGGCAGCCTACAAGGTCTGCTGGACCAGCGGATGCTACGGCTCGGACATCCTCGCCGGGATAGATCAGGCCATCGAAGATGGCGTCgacatcctctccctctccctcggcGGCGGGTCCGCGCCGTACTCGCGGGACCCGATCGCCGTGGGAACGTTCTCCGCGGTGCAGCGCGGCATCTTCGCCGCCTGCTCCGCGGGGAACAGCGGCCCCTCCCGCTCCTCCCTCACCAACACCGCCCCGTGGATCGCCACCATCGGTGCGGGCACTCTCGACCGGGATTTCCCGGCCTACGCCGAGCTGGGTAACGGCAAGCGGTTCACCGGGGTGTCGCTTTACGGTGGGGATGGGATGGGGAAGAAGATGGTGCCCATTGTGTATGGGAAGGGTGTACAGGTGGGGAGCAATTCGAGCAAATTTTGCCTGCCGGGGAGCTTGAACCCGGCGGAGGTGAAGGGGAAGGTGGTGTTCTGCGACCGCGGGATCAATGCGCGGGTGGAGAAGGGTGAGGTGGTGAAGGAGGCCGGCGGGGTGGGAATGATCCTGGCAAATGCAGCTGCCAATGGGGATGAGCTCGTTGCAGACAGCCACTTGCTGCCTGCGGTGGCGGTGGGGGCGAAGAGTGGGGATCTCATCAGAGAATATGTGCAGTCAGACGCAGACCCAATGGCGGTGCTGAGCTTCGAAGGAACTGTGCTCGATGTGCGCCCGTCGCCGGTGGTTGCGGCGTTCAGCTCGAGGGGGCCAAACATGGTGGTGCCGCGGTTGCTCAAGCCGGATGTGATCGGACCGGGGGTAAACATATTGGCTGCTTGGTCCGGGGCGATTGGGCCTACTGGATTGGTGAAGGATGAGCGCAGACCGGAGTTCAACATCATGTCAG GAACATCCATGTCATGCCCACACATCAGTGGGGTTGCAGCATTGCTCAAGGCTGCACACCCTGACTGGAGCCCCAGTGCCATCAAGTCTGCCCTCATGACCACTGCATATACTGTCGACAACACTGGATCCCTCCTCCGTGATGCTGCTGGAGGCTCAAATGCAAACCCATGGATTTATGGCTCTGGTTATGTAGATCCTCAGAAGGCCCTCTCCCCAGGCCTTGTCTATGACATCGCTGCCGAAGACTACACTGCTTTCTTGTGCTCTTTAGACTACTCAACCAATCACATCCTAGCCATTTCTCAAAGCCCCAACACCACATGCTCACGGAGGCTGTCAGATCCGGGCAACCTAAACTACCCCTCATTTTCAGTCATATTTGGTAGAAAGTCACGTAGAATTGTAAGGTACAGCCGGGAGCTCACAAATGTTGGCCTCTCAGGTTCTGTCTACAACCTGACATATAGTGGGCCTCCCAGTGTGAGTGTGACTGTTAGACCAACAAAGCTTGTCTTTAAACAGGTGGGAGAGAAGCTGAAGTACACTGTTACATTCACATCAAAGAAGCAAGGAAACCCAACAGATATGGCATTTGGTTGGATCTCATGGAAGAATGAGCAGCACCAAGTGCGAAGTCCCATTTCATATATGTGGCAAATGTAA